A single window of Dermacentor albipictus isolate Rhodes 1998 colony chromosome 1, USDA_Dalb.pri_finalv2, whole genome shotgun sequence DNA harbors:
- the LOC135903541 gene encoding uncharacterized protein codes for MIVQMLLVTLLLCAHGTRALRPYEPLDEDSNSGIPTVHAAPAFGDGDTPQDDVPTQEDDVMEDEKTPLTWQQAYHFSYQIRDAKGNTQHHSEQSDVRNNRRGSYGYRDANGVYRHVTYVADRKGFRAWIKTNEPGTSNQSPANVHITAEKPPPKVVDQAATPPAKPKVDVDPTDVFSARPAVSAVPAFTHPEMVPVHPDHTAGVVPAPAVSATPAFQVSADGYELSRPVAPIPAIDIATGVYPTYDSKRLSGAGYVPTDDGTHSALPVQDYQRVPEVGVADFEYYPEPQRVQHYAGADATQGYVYDPQSSYSKQAIPNAVPVYKSVRQFPTLTSSSEKRTDESDQITQKYGIPVGVTYVNPQDVHRPFERPQSYDIAPTGVAARYKKYLDWNRQGKLRD; via the exons ATGATTGTTCAG ATGTTGCTGGTCACCTTGTTGCTGTGCGCTCATGGAACACGGGCACTGAGGCCATACGAGCCGCTGGACGAGGACTCTAATTCGGGCATCCCAACAGTACACGCCGCTCCGGCCTTCGGTGATGGCGATACACCGCAGGACGATGTGCCTACACAAGAAGACGACGTGATGGAAGAT GAAAAAACACCACTCACGTGGCAGCAGGCGTACCATTTCTCGTACCAGATCAGGGACGCGAAGGGCAACACGCAACATCATAGCGAGCAGAGCGACGTAAGGAACAACCGCCGGGGCTCCTACGGCTACAGGGACGCGAATGGTGTCTACCGGCACGTAACATACGTGGCCGACAGGAAAGGCTTCAGGGCGTGGATCAAAACCAACGAACCCGGCACCAGCAACCAGTCACCCGCTAACGTCCACATTACTGCCGAGAAGCCACCTCCGAAGGTCGTCGACCAAGCCGCCACCCCTCCGGCCAAACCGAAAGTCGACGTAGATCCCACAGACGTGTTCTCTGCTCGGCCAGCGGTCTCAGCCGTCCCTGCGTTTACTCACCCGGAAATGGTTCCCGTCCACCCAGACCACACGGCGGGTGTAGTGCCTGCACCTGCCGTATCTGCCACACCAGCTTTCCAGGTATCGGCTGACGGGTACGAACTTTCCAGGCCCGTGGCTCCGATACCAGCCATCGACATAGCCACTGGCGTCTACCCTACCTACGACTCGAAAAGGTTGTCTGGAGCTGGTTATGTTCCCACGGACGACGGTACCCATAGTGCGCTTCCCGTTCAGGATTATCAGAGGGTTCCCGAGGTAGGCGTTGCCGACTTCGAGTACTACCCAGAGCCGCAGAGGGTTCAACATTACGCCGGCGCAGACGCAACACAGGGCTACGTGTACGATCCGCAGTCCTCATATTCAAAGCAGGCTATCCCTAACGCTGTCCCTGTTTACAAGTCCGTTCGCCAGTTTCCTACGCTGACCTCGTCTTCGGAGAAGAGGACTGACGAGTCGGACCAAATTACCCAGAAGTATGGGATTCCCGTGGGCGTCACGTACGTTAACCCGCAGGACGTGCACCGCCCCTTCGAGCGACCACAGTCGTATGACATCGCCCCGACCGGCGTGGCGGCTAGATACAAGAAGTACCTCGACTGGAACCGGCAGGGCAAGCTCCGCGACTGA